In Bacillota bacterium, the genomic window TTCTGGAAGTGCCCCACCCTGACTCGTCCCTGATCGCTGCCATTGAATACTCTCTGCCGACGGTGGCCTGGGCTGTGTTTGGGGTGATTGTCCTAGCCGCGGTGATGTCGACCACCGACCGTTTGCTTCTGACCATTGCCACTCTATTTGGCTGGGATTTGTACAAACAGTATCTGCGTCCTAAGGCTAGCGAAGCAAGTCTGCGCAAGATCACCCGGGGTGCCGTGGTGGTGACGGCGCTTTTAGCCTTCCTGGTGGCGGTGAAACCCCCAGAGTTGCTTGCCTGGCTAGTCTGGATGGGGATCGGGCTGATGCTTTCGGTATACTGTGTGCCGTTGCTTGCGGGACTGTACTGGCCGCGGGCCACGCGGGAAGGTGGGCTTGCGGGCATGATCGGCGGCCTGGTGGTGGCTGTGATTGCCGGTTGGTGGCATCAGTTTGTGGCGCCATTGCCCGTCCATTTCAGCATCTTTGGCCTCCTGGCTTCCACCCTGTTGTTGATAGTGGTTAGTTTGGTGACGGCCCCCGTGAAGGAAAAGATCCTGACGGAGACGGAAACGGGCCTGCGATTCTAAAAAAAAAAGAGGAGCGCCTTCTTCCCTGGGTGCTCCCCAAGTGCTATGATTGAGAAAAAGGGATGTACCGGGGGAGGAAGGACGCTTTGGGAGCTGCCAGTCAGATGGCCTTGGGCCTGGGGATCATCGTTCTGGGCACAGTGCTTTTGTTAGGCAATTTCGGAATGTTGTCGGTTCAGCCAGGGGAAGTGTTCTACACCTATTGGCCTTTGGTTCCCCTGCTTTGGGGCCTTGTGGGAACGGTGGAGACACTGGCAAAACGTCGCCAGGGACTCTTCTTCCCCTTGTTGATCTTTGTGGCTAGTGGAATACTCTTGGGCAACAAGTTAAACTGGTGGGACGTCAGTTTCAGCCAGTTCGTGGATTTCCTCTGGCCTGTAATGCTCATTCTCCTCGGTTGGTTCCTCTTCCGGGAGGGTACCCGTTGGAGGGGGAAGGGCCGCTTTAGCTTCTGGAACAATTTGGAGCTGGATAAAGAATCGGAGCTCACCAGTGACCAGTTTATTGCCTTCATGGGTGGCATTGACCTGGATCTCACTAAGATCTCGTTGCCCGCAGAGACCGTTACCTTGCATCTGACCGCCGTCATGGGCGGTATTGATGTAATCTTGCCTCCGGACCTGGACGTTGTGTGTCAAGGGAATGTGTTCCTGGGAGGCGTGGAGTTTTTCGGCGAGGAAGCGGGCGGCCTGTTTGCCTCCCGTTCTATGCAAAGGGGAGAAGGTCGCCCGCCGCGGCTTGTCTTGGTCTGCAATGTGATTCTGGGTGGGATCGACATTAGGGCAGGAAAGCACCCGGGACAGCGCTAGTACCGGAAGAAGACGTGTCCACCGATTGCGGTGGTGACTGGATGTTGCCGTACCCATCGGTCCCCGGTTTTCCGGGGATTGTAAAAGCCGGTGGCTCCTTTGGTGGGATCTTCGCCGGCTAAGGCAAGATAGGCTGCCCGTTTGGACTCTTGTCCTGGCTGCAGGTTGATGCGGCCATCGGCCAC contains:
- a CDS encoding cell wall-active antibiotics response protein, producing MGAASQMALGLGIIVLGTVLLLGNFGMLSVQPGEVFYTYWPLVPLLWGLVGTVETLAKRRQGLFFPLLIFVASGILLGNKLNWWDVSFSQFVDFLWPVMLILLGWFLFREGTRWRGKGRFSFWNNLELDKESELTSDQFIAFMGGIDLDLTKISLPAETVTLHLTAVMGGIDVILPPDLDVVCQGNVFLGGVEFFGEEAGGLFASRSMQRGEGRPPRLVLVCNVILGGIDIRAGKHPGQR